GGTGAGTAAGTTCAAACTCACATTTTCACCTACACTAATTTCAAAAAACTCTAAACAACAATTCTCAAATtactctaccaaacaccccctaaaatATTTAAgctattaataatttgaatatatatatacacacactatttataaaaggattttttttttttttttttttttactgaacttttatatgattcaaaaataccctctaaaccttacgtttaaccaaaaaaaaaaaaaaaaaaatttgagaacaattcgataaaaatatatttcaaacttcacttaaaatacctataaaataaaaaactctctTACTAAtctatgttttcaaaacaaacttatccaaattttataataaaaaaaaattatgacactaaaaaaaaaaaaatctcattgaCTGCAAGTGATgagcttaatatatatattcaaattatattttaccttatatattttatatttaacataatttagtaaaaaagtaattactctttattttcttaattccAACTAGATTGGATGGAGAGAGctcattttcaaatattttattctgttttttttttttttttcaaaactataAGCATCTTGTTCCCTACTCTCTTTTATCAACCAAGCAATAAATTCactttaaaaaggaaaaagaaaaaaaaagacattgttCAAAAACAATTCAAGAAGTTACCTGGCTTAAACCCTATACGGCTAAAACCTCCCAGTCTCCCACCATCATGTTATTTCCAGTAATCGTGAGAGCTGAGAGCAATTGTGATCAATAAGCCCTCAACTCAACTCAACTCAACTGTTATAGAAGAGAAGATGGGATTGGGAGAGGCAAAGAGAGTTGTAACTACCAAGAAATTGAAGGGATTGGGGGAGATGGCTTTCGCCGTCGGCGGTGGCCCCGTCAACTGGTTCCCCGGCCACATGGCCGCCGCCACACGCGCCATCAGAGACCGCCTCAAACTCGCCGACCTCGTCGTCGAAGTCCGCGACGCTCGCATTCCTTTCTCCTCCGCCAGCCACCACCTCCAACCCCAACTCTCCTCTAAACGACGCGTCGTTGCTCTCAACAAGAAAGACTTGGCCAACCCTAACATCATCCCCAAATGGATTCGCTACTTCGATTCCTGCTCCACCAACCAGGATTGCGTCGCCATTAATGCCCATAGCAAGACCTCTGTTAACAAGGTTAGTTCTCTGTTACTTATTGCTGAATACTGACTAGGTAACGAGTACGGACACCTTCCAAACGTGTCCGACACGCCGGGATACTCCGCATGCGTGTCCTCTTCTTCGTTTTGTGTGTTTTGGGTTAAAATTCAATAGGCAAATATAGTCTCcctcaatttgtaaaaatatggtcattttatgatttttatcaatatCTCTGTTAGCAAATGATGCAatttattcaaaatattctgtGTCATTTAATATATCTTATTGTTTGATGagtattagttaaaaaaaaaaatgtttaaactGCTTAAGAAGGACTGGATTGACTCATTTTGACAAATTGAGGTactaaattgacaatttttaaatgttaaggACTAATTTGACAATTGAAGTAAATGTCAACagactaaattgaatttttgtaaaaatattaattggaTTTTAGATATGTAtctatattaattaattaattatttgttgtaTCAATTGTGTCCtaaatttttaagaattatGGTGTTGTGTGTGTTAATGTCAGTGATAGTAACTTGTCCTCTCTCTTGTCTTATCATGGTTCATGTACTGAAAGCTTCTTGAGCTTGTGGAGTTCAAGCTAAGGGAAGTGATTTCAAGGGAACCTACACTACTTGTTTTGGTGGTTGGTGTTCCTAATGTTGGCAAGTCggctttaattaattcaatCCATCAAATTGCATCGTCTCGATTTCCTGGTAAGTTGTTACTATGTTTTTGCTAGATTATGGTTGGATGTCATTGTCTTGAAATGGGACTGTGGTGAAGGTTATTAAATTGTTTTAACAATAACAGCTTCGGTTTTCTTTCATAGTGCAGGAGAAGATGAAGCGAGCTACAGTCGGCCCATTGCCTGGAGTTACTCAAGATATTGCTGGATACAAGGTCAACTGATTCTGTGTTTTATGGTTTATATACCTTTGAAAGTAATAAGAGACTGAAATTTTAGCTTCATGTGTTTTTCATACTTGTTAAACATTCAATAATTAAGACTAGATGTTTGGGATTGGACCCTGGTATTGATAATGTTGGTAGGAAGATGTAGGTTTGGTTGTGAATTGTTTGATTGACCATTATCGCTTTATATTTAGATGATGTTCTTGCTTTTATGAGCATTAGACTGTTTGCAAGGAAGTTATTTCTGACTCATGTTATATTATTTGACCACAGGTAAAGTGCAGGGGGTTATACTATGAGTCTATGACTTGGATCATGTTTTTGCCCCATTCGATTggttgtccccccccccccccccccccccccaaaacacacacacacacacacaaattccATCCTCTGATTTGCTAGCTTTCtactattttattcatttattgttTTACTTCTGATTTTCTTTTAAGCTGGTAAGTTTTGGTAGGTTTATATGTATAGTGGAATAAACTATTAGGCTTAGGTCTCTGGTTTAATTATCAAAAGTTTGTAATAACTAAATCAGTTGCATATGCCTTACTTAAAGACATGTTTTGAAAATCGGGTCAAATCATCAAGCATTTGGCTTAAATCTCACTGTTTCTTCTATATGCTGCTACCATTCTCCTTCCATTTATATCTTTTGCTGAATATTTCTGTTTGAACATTTTTGAAACCCCCacccaacacacacacaaagacaCAAAAACCCCATCCTTCGATTTGCTAGCTTGCTTACTATTTTATTCGTTTTATTGTTTTActgttgattttctttttaagctgGTATCTTTCAGACTTTCAACAGGTTAATATTTATAGTGGAATAAACTATTAGGCTTAGGTCTTTGGTTTAATTATCAAAAGTTTGTAACAACTAAATCAGTTGCATACGCCTTCTTTAAAGAAATGTTTTGAACATCAGGCCAAATCATCAAGCATttggcttaaaattttaatgttttcttcTATCTACTGCTACCTTTCTCCTTCTATTGTATATCTTTTGCTGAATACTTTTGTTTAAACATTTTCGTATGTTTAGTTGTTgacattgaattttttaactgcAGATTGCACATCAGCCTAGCATTTATGTCCTAGACACTCCAGGTGTATTGGTTCCAAGTATCCCCGACATAGAGACAGGACTGAAGCTAGCTCTTACAGGTATCATCCTCTTGCAAATAATTTCTCTTAAGTTTCTTATGAGATCTCTGGATCAGCTTAAGTAATTTTGGGTGAGGCCTAAAGTTTTATGCCTGAAAGTTGTGTTTCTTTAATCCTTCTTTTGACCTCCAACCAACACAGGTTGCCCAAATTGctgcttgtaaaattttcaacctTGGTGTCTTGAATTTTatccttattttttcttttaccattgctcttttttttgggggggttttGTGTGCGCGGGGGAGGGTGGGGGAAGGAGGAAGGGGGGTGTGGGGCTGGTATTGGTTCAGGTCAACATAAAATTACTATTGCCACATTGTATTGCTTGTTCTATCAAATAAAGCTTACCAATTTCTTAAATTCACATGAAGGGTCTGTGAAAGATTCAGTGGTAGGTGAGGAGCGTATTGCACAATACTTGCTAGCGGTTTTAAATACTCGGGGGACCCCCCTTCATTGGAAGCACTTGAACAACAGGAGACTGGAAGGGATTCGGTATGATTCTAAGGAAAAACATGAGTATAACCTTAAAGATCTTCGGCCAAAAAGGAGGAAGCCGCCAAATGACTCTGATGTGTTTTATGTTGAGGTAATATAGGATGGTTCTCATTTACTCAATTTATGTAGGATGGCCTAagtattttaaaactttttgtcATTGGGACAACATAGATCCGAATGAACTACATGATAAGTAACTTTTTGTCATTGGGACAACATAGATCCGAATGAACTACATGATAAGTCTTGTCGTAGGATTATTACATGGGTATTGATATCATCTTCATTCTCCTGAATTGATGGCAAATGATCAGCATGAGAAACTAGTTTTGGGACAGTTAGTTTTCTTGTCACGAATGAATTAAGTTTTGATAACATATTTTCTGGTCATGAATGATTTACAAAGagcttttagttttgataaaATGTTTTACTTGCTGGTTATGGACATTCGTGTAGAACATCATGAAGTTATTCTAATGTGCTTAGTGTATGAAGGGGTTTTTCATGACCAGGCAAGATAATGTAAATCTAGAAATGTTGGTAAATGCTAGACAGTGTAAATGAACTATCATTTTAAATATGGCATGCTTAATTTGAAACAGATGATCAGCAATTCAGagaaaaattatctttatttatttatttagttttagttgATGGCTTTTTAAGAAGGATGAgaagctttttttattttcggTGACTGTAATGTTCTTTTgttaatacttaaaaaaagaagaagaattgttGAAAGAGTGAATGACAATAATTTATGGTAGGGATAAATGAGCAAACAACAAAAGCTTGTTCTGGGGTGGTTGAGATGATGTCAAGGTAAGCAAAAGGTAGTATATTGGTATTTGATTTAGAAGTAGATAAGAGAAAACTTACAAGGAACCCTATAGACAATACATAAATTGAGGAAGAGTAAATTCACATGTTTTGCAATATCATTGAGAAAGATTGTGTTGCTCAAGGtcgatattttgattttaatgagaagatttgaaaaagaataaatgagaTTAGTGGTAAGAGATAGGAGAACAAACATTTGTCACTACATGGAATCAAAAGCTGCCAAGCTtttccaaatatatatacacacacacacacacacacacacatatacacacacactctaGCTCTTTTTCAGGTTACTTTTTATGCCATGTGTAGTTCTTATTGTTGTAGCTTAGATTGGTTCTCCATATAACCTgtgaatattttgttttattttgtcatttctgaATTTCTTGTTCTTTATGTTTTCCCTTTCAGGATCTTGTCACAGAAGTCCAATGTGCTTTGTATTTAACTCTATTAGAATTCACCGGTAATGTAGAAGATGAGAGTGACTTGGAGGGTCTTATAGAGCACCAGTTTGTAGCACTGCAGAAGGCATTTAAGATACCTCATAAGGCCTCAGAAGCTCGTTTGATGGTATCAAAAAAGCTTCTTACTTTATTTAGGGCAGGTAAACTTGGTCCATTCATCCTTGATGATGTCCCTGATGCAAATACTGTGTCTTGACTTgttagtcactttttttttttttggtgtaacaTTACAATTGTATATGCaggtcttttatttttcctcctCTTTTCCCTCCTACTTTGTTGTGTTAATGTCTCAAATTTACTCAAGTTGTATTACAAAGCTAACAGATGCTTGCATGTGTTGGTGAGTTCTTGTCACATTCTTAATGAAAAATCTGCATTCCAAATGCTAATGATGCTCCATTTTGGACACACTAGATGATAgcaatctttttatttttattttttatgggattaTAGCTATCTTTGTGTCCAAAATTAGTAGTTAGGACTCAATAAAACTAATTACAAATTGCTGCTTAGATTGATAAgcgtttttttttattccaggtaaaaaaaaaaaaaaaaaaaaaacaaaaacaaaatggcTGGCTCTTAAAATTCCATTACATGGTCTGTCTGGTTGGGTGTAAAAgggagaggatggaaaatgagagacttcccttttttgtttttaatacaatcttttctttcatcttttgaGTAAAAAGAGTATAATAGTAGGGTTTTATTTCAACATGGTCACTAATTATTCTAGTGAGTAGCAAGCAgttgattcaaaaaaaaattcaaagctgAATCTAATTtagaaaatgattaaaattcaGGAGAGGAGACCAAAGTTCATTGGTCCTTTGCTTGTATGATGTAGAGCAAAGTtgatcaatatgagatattattttttaaaaattgaaggcATTACTCAACAAGACTGTTTGGAAATGGTTGTTGCGTTTgaggattgaattttttttgggtttttgggtgtGTTTGATTTGTGGAGCTCTGGGTTTGAATTACGATGAAGTTAGCTTCCCTAGGATTTCGATTTTTGGGCAAGATGACAGGGACCTCATcaaggtggttttttttttttttggccaaggACCTTTGCATTGTTCGAAATTGAGTAACAcatttctacccaaaaaaaaaaaaattgcgtaACATTTGCCTTAGAAAAAAGTTGGATTGATTGCATAATTTCTATTACTActaaatacattttttattaaaaaaaaattgtgtaacaTTTTCATCAGTTTGTGCAAAAATTCATGTTCATTTTAGTttaagaaccttttttttttttaatttcacactcctttttcaaaaacacttacATCATATTATCTATTATactatacattttattttatttaaataatcactattcattctttatttattattatcttcacaaagaaatggagaaaaaaaaagagaggaatttgatgagaaaaaaggtgagagaaaaaaaattaaaaataatgatatacAAATCTACAGTGTGTATATTTACAAGTTTACTGTAGTAACTTTTCAAATTTACACATCTTTAATTTGACTGATATGAGTAATTTTAGGGCTTAAATGTGTAAATTAaacatatttttctattatatacaTCTTCATGATACAAATGCCCTAGTATAAATGTCATCATAAAGTATAGTTTGGTTAATAGCAATGGTAGTTTGGAAGAGTTTATTTTCATAAGTTTGtattgtatttataaaataCATTAGGCAAAAGCCGCAAAAGTATACttcaaaatattgtaaataagctaaataaaCTTCTTAAATTAAAGCTGTAAATAAACCTGATAAACTTCTCAGGTTAAAGCTATAAGCCTATAAATAAGCttgataaatttcttaatttctcttaaaataaataaataatttgaaaatgtaAAGTTATTAAATCTTAAACATTTATCTCATATTTGTTCTTTAACATgcacaataaaatcccacaacaAGCTAAGATGTTAGATTACcgtaagtcaaaataaaaagaaataaaataataataaaaaattacaactcaaaataagagtgttgtgaaaatgttttactCCTAATTCCTAAACTTTCTAATCTCAAAAAACTAGATATAGTTTGTGTCAATGTAAGTTcttcaacaaacaaaaaagaaacatactATAGACTAGGCAGAAAAAGAAGCAGCAACAAGACACTCTGTTGGACAATATGGGTCTCAAAAACCCATTTAGAGCATTGATGATTGAACTGGGACCTTATCATAAAAAAGGCTTTTAACTCGCAAGACAAGGGAAAAAAGACTTATGCTTATCCTAAAGTAGAAAATGGGCGACAAAGACCCAAGACTTGCTAATTTTGATTAACTCGTTGCTAATTCAAAACTTGTACTTCCGACCGCCACCCCTTTTCAATGTCAACTCCGATTCTAAGAGCAAATTACCATTCTTATGTCTTTGGCTTTCAActaattttgtgtttgatgtAGAATGGATTATCTCATATGTTGTGCCAATAATAGCTGTCTtctatgaaattttaaattaagagAAATATAAAGCTTAAATCTTAAATTCAATAAGTCTATGTTTTCGATAAATGTTTGACATGTAAAGAATCCATGAGcagaaattacacttttttttactctaaaCTATATCTCATTTTACATTTTATCCCATGAACTATTAAAATGCACGATTGACCTCCTAAAGTTATAATTCTATAACACTTAACTCTCTACCGTCTATTTTAGTGTTAAGTCTAATggattgaagtattaaataacCTATTTACCCTCTATCATTTGTTTTGGAGTGAGAGGTAAATTggttttttaatactaaatttcATTAGACTTACACCAAAATAGACAGCATGGGGTGTAGTGTTACAAAATTATAACTTAGGAAATCAATTGTTTATTTCGATAATTTAAGAGACGAAGTGtaaaatatgatataattttatgGTAGAAAAGTGTAATCCCCCTAAGTagaatgaataaaattaaagtttaagTTCCAAAAGAGATGGGAAAATTAGGGTATAAACTTGATGAAATATTTACGTATCTCTACAAAAGTTCACTTCAACATTATAACATTATTATTCTCATACCACCTACCATTACTATAGTTGCTAATCATTGCCACAACCAACACCATAACAATGCTACTGCTACAATTTTCATAGCCACCCATTGCCATCACCATTACAGTTATACATTATCATCACCACTACCGTCCACCTTcgtcaccaccaccaccatcatcactAAATCATTACCCCAATAATACAATAGTTCTTTTACTTCTATAATATCTAATatcttaattattaaaaatataaatttatactgGAAGGACTAAAATTCCTAACAATTTAAATCATGCCATTTTCAAATTCCATTAATACCATATATGTTGTATGGAAAATTTTATGCTACAAATAATCTCTTGAAATAGAAATAGGTTATAGGGGGGAAAGTACTACATTCCACTaacaaaaatttactattttttgtgCAATTTAACATTTGTTGTGCTTCTTtgaaaaaaacactaaaaaagaaggggaaaagCTAACGGATTCTCTAAAAGTAATGgttaatgaaatatttttgaaacttttttattagaaaagagaaaagcaactaaatttttttatagttttttttttttttcttcataaaagtgatattaaaacttccttaaaataatttattaacaaatgttttaagaGCGTCCattaactaaaccaaaaaagaaacacTAGAAAAGAGATCATAAACCATGCTTCATTAAATGAAGGTTTACTTTAAGCCTAACCTTATGAGCTTCAAAGGAGTTGAATACGAGATTGTAAACAAGTAGGTTTAAGTATTAAAAGTTCAAACtggttaatttaattttatttcaaacacgCTCATCACCAAATTAGATTATAAGTTCAAGTTTAGTTCATTTACTTATTTTGCAAGTTCGAGCTTATTCAcaaattaattgattattttatttcctACATTAAGTAAAATCCCAACTAAAATCTTTTACCCCTTCacaaatctataaattttttctacAAATAGATTGTTTATGCTATaaataaactacaaataatGATTTAACATCATATGAACCAATTTAGAACGTTATGCAATCCAATTTcaagtctatataaatatatttttagacaagtatacatataaatatatagttaatTCAAGCCCTTGCCCTTATCTTCACTGGCTTGGCTTGTccacaaattcataattatgTTTGAGCTTAACTCGTTTTATAATTGAGCCTAAAGTTGACTTGAACTTAAACAAATGAACATTAACAAGTTTTTCTCAAGTCCAACTcaaattgtttataaataacTTGGTTCATTTACTAATTCTACTTAAGTGTGCTTTTAACAACACTATTATAGGTAGTATTTATTACACACACTTGTTGCATACACTTTTACGGATGAGAAAGTTGCACAAAAATAGTGATTTGAGTCACAATTTCCAAGCtcaaaattgtaattaaaaaaaaaaaattatttagagaTACTTGTATAAAACAAGTATTtccctaaaaataataaaacttaagTATTCATTAAAattcccaattaaattcaatcacaattgtattgaatttaattgtcttAGGAAAATTAAATGCTATTTATGTATGTTTCATTTAATTAAGAAACCTAATATATCGCATCTAAACTATTCTGCCTAAATTTTACCCCCACTAACAAATATGACTGCAGACAGCAAACCCACCAATGCGGCGTCGTTGAATGCCCTAAATATGTTGGGTAGGAAAAAGTACAAAAACACCCTTAACCACAATGCCATATGCTTTCATCACATTTAGCCCACCACTATATATCCAGGCATCCTACCATCATAAACATCCATGTAAAATCGTGAATTTATAAACCTTAGAATCTAGATCTCATAACCAGTTACCCAAATATATGTATGCCACAACTGGGTCATTCCAAAATAACAAACCACACAAATGAACAAACAAATCACGAAAGACAAccatttacaaataaaataaaagaaatatcatGAAAGAAAACCAATCACAGTCCAGATATACATTACCATGTACATAAATCGTGAACCAAACAAAACTGAATCACAAAATGTTATTCatctgaaaaataaaactaaggCTATGAATTGTTCACAATAAAAAAACTGCATATGAGATAAGAACACAATGTGTATCATGGCCCAGCACCGTCGCTCAATTTTCTTACCAGGTTATAATGGCATCACCACTACCAGGACCAAAACTAAAACAATCGTGCCATATATGAAGGGGAATATATTGTTTATCATTGAATCGTACAATAGCTACATACAACAAAGTAACAAGATGACCTACTCATTTGCACGCCTAGACTAAAGGAACATGAATTCTCATTTAACCCCAAAGGAACCCCCCCAACCCTCCCCAACAACttccaaaaacattttttttcctctccttttcCCTGTTTTCTTCCTTTATTTCCTCCAGCCAAATGTAAAAAGGGCAAAATAAATGGCCAACCCACCCTAGAATAATTGAGATAATTAAACACTTGTTCAATAGCTGAAGCAATATCTTCATTGATGAGGATCTGCCGAGCTCACAACAGAAAACACCTTTCAGAACATTCTATCATCTCAAAAATGTAAATCCTGACCAATTTAGTCACAATCATGTTAGCACAGTGATAATACTTCACAAAAACCTGCAGGACCTGCTTGAGTTTTGCAGAATCTCAAAAGACAAATCTATACGGTGGGGGTACTTTGCATGCAGTCATGTGATCAAGCAACTgtcaatgaaaaaataaaaatgtgcaaATCACAGACTGCCAAGTGGCAAGGAAATGCTTGTGACCTTGTTTGTGCTTAAGCTGCAAGGCCAGTGAAGAAGTCAACAAATGCCCACACATTCCATATCCCACTTCATGACCAAAACAAAAGGCAGTACAAGCTAAAAGATTACCAGATATGAATGGATGCATCAACACATGGCCAGGAAACATCAAGAAATTAATGTTTTATTCCAGTACTCCAAGAAATTCTTCAACAATCAATGTTAAGCTAAACTTTTAAAGCCCCAAATGTCTAACTAGAACCTCATTCAATGCAAAACCTACAGATATATAGAACAGACTTCCTATTTCAATTTCTAACATAGGAATCAGAAAATGCTGGACCCCACCCCTGCCTAAACAAGCAAAATGATTATAAGCTCAACatagaaattttcttttgacaAAAATTTCCCCTTCTCATCTCTTACAAACAAGACAACAATTTCAAGGTAGAAAACATTCTCTAGACTTCCACAGCCATGGATAGAACTAAAATTTCTCTTGCCTCACAATAGCTAACAAACAGCAACCCTCATGGTGTAAAAAAGTTAGGTTCCTTTCCAAGCCCAACATGAGGGCCAGCTCCACAGGATAATTCTAGAATTACCTGACACATGGGTGAGGGCATTTGCTATGTTCTTGGAGGAACAGTCTCATCTAAAGTGAATAAGTCAAAAAGGCTAATCAGCCTATAAAAGGAGAAACTGCAATTGTATTAACTGTTGCTTTAGCAGTACAGAAGATGCAAGACACATTGCAAAGAGCAAAAGGGAATAACTGGATAAGTCAAAAGTTAATAACAAATCATGCTCATAGAGAATGACAAGAGCATCAGTCCCTGGTAATTTGTTCAATTAGAAATTTGTTGTCAAGAAAAGCACAGTCCAGATAACAAGAAATATACAGATAAGTTATAGCTCATACAAAACAAGTGATACATACATAAAAGAATCTATGTACCAGCTATTAGTGTAGCTGTTATCATCATCCAATACTAAGGACAAGACAGAAAACTTTAGGTCCATTCTACttctagttattattattattagtattagaATTTGGAGTTCTCTTacatacaaaagaaaatattttccaagaacATCAAAGTAATTTCCTCTTTTTTCCTTGGGGGGGATGGGGGAGATGTTTCTgtcacacaaaaacacaaactttAGAAGTATGAAAAAGAACTCTCAGTTGCCAATTAGTTCTAGCTCAAATGACTTAAGAATGGGGTAGAGGGTGACAGCTTGTGTTCAGACTTCAGAATCCATTGTGTGAATTTGttaattatcaattaaaaaaaagccaGTTAACCTAA
The sequence above is drawn from the Quercus robur chromosome 7, dhQueRobu3.1, whole genome shotgun sequence genome and encodes:
- the LOC126693750 gene encoding short integuments 2, mitochondrial, giving the protein MGLGEAKRVVTTKKLKGLGEMAFAVGGGPVNWFPGHMAAATRAIRDRLKLADLVVEVRDARIPFSSASHHLQPQLSSKRRVVALNKKDLANPNIIPKWIRYFDSCSTNQDCVAINAHSKTSVNKLLELVEFKLREVISREPTLLVLVVGVPNVGKSALINSIHQIASSRFPVQEKMKRATVGPLPGVTQDIAGYKIAHQPSIYVLDTPGVLVPSIPDIETGLKLALTGSVKDSVVGEERIAQYLLAVLNTRGTPLHWKHLNNRRLEGIRYDSKEKHEYNLKDLRPKRRKPPNDSDVFYVEDLVTEVQCALYLTLLEFTGNVEDESDLEGLIEHQFVALQKAFKIPHKASEARLMVSKKLLTLFRAGKLGPFILDDVPDANTVS